A region of Streptomyces sp. NBC_01264 DNA encodes the following proteins:
- a CDS encoding acyl-ACP desaturase yields MTITSPHLGSSEAWTDAKLLFALEEVVEKELNRHLKVTKDWMPHEYVPWSDGRNFPGFFEDGEAWDPQQSKVTEIGKIALVVNLLTEDNLPSYHHEIASLFGRNGAWGTWVHRWTAEEGRHGIVMRDYLLASRAVDPDKLEAFRMQHMSEGFESDNRHSMLHSVAYVAFQELATRISHRNTGHQSGDPVCDRMLARIAQDENLHMVFYRNLLGAAFELAPDLTMKAVRDVVVDFRMPGHGMPGFERMAAQMAIGGVYNLRIHHDDVLSPVIRFLKIMEIDGLGPDGQKAQEELGLFMSGLDSEARKFDERLAARAARIAARKA; encoded by the coding sequence GTGACGATCACCTCTCCCCACCTCGGCAGCTCGGAGGCGTGGACGGACGCCAAGCTGCTGTTCGCGCTGGAAGAGGTGGTCGAGAAGGAGCTCAACCGCCATCTGAAGGTCACCAAGGACTGGATGCCGCACGAGTACGTCCCGTGGAGCGACGGCCGGAACTTCCCCGGCTTCTTCGAGGACGGCGAAGCCTGGGACCCGCAGCAGTCCAAGGTGACCGAGATCGGCAAGATCGCGCTCGTCGTGAACCTGCTGACGGAGGACAACCTCCCCAGCTACCACCACGAGATCGCCTCCCTTTTCGGCCGCAACGGCGCCTGGGGCACCTGGGTGCACCGCTGGACCGCCGAGGAGGGCCGCCACGGCATCGTGATGCGCGACTACCTGCTGGCCTCGCGCGCCGTGGACCCGGACAAGCTCGAAGCATTCCGGATGCAGCACATGTCGGAGGGGTTCGAGTCCGACAACCGCCACTCGATGCTCCACTCCGTGGCGTACGTGGCCTTCCAGGAGCTCGCGACCCGCATCTCGCACCGCAACACCGGCCACCAGTCCGGTGACCCGGTCTGCGACCGCATGCTGGCCCGCATCGCGCAGGACGAGAACCTGCACATGGTCTTCTACCGCAACCTGCTGGGCGCGGCCTTCGAGCTCGCCCCGGACCTGACGATGAAGGCCGTGCGGGACGTCGTGGTCGACTTCCGGATGCCCGGACACGGGATGCCCGGCTTCGAGCGGATGGCCGCGCAGATGGCGATCGGCGGGGTCTACAACCTGCGGATCCACCACGACGACGTGCTGAGCCCCGTGATCCGCTTCCTGAAGATCATGGAGATCGACGGCCTCGGCCCCGACGGGCAGAAGGCCCAGGAGGAGCTCGGCCTCTTCATGAGCGGCCTGGACTCCGAGGCCCGCAAGTTCGACGAGCGGCTCGCCGCCCGCGCCGCGCGCATCGCGGCCCGCAAGGCCTGA
- a CDS encoding putative T7SS-secreted protein yields MADSPATGSPSAGSPSAGHTALDHGALGFDPAPGNPDAVRALAKKLRASADCLGETSRVVDALVSHSSSWQGEAATAFRASLSRELPRHLHAAHTSLAEAAKRLSGWHDTLASHRILADRYASRAAAATTEEGLTDVRRQAHELASEHSAAARRVAHALAATAERLAPKEPGMLESVWNKIVNDPADALSNAAAILGAAGAAVALFFPPAGMAVMLVAGGLSLAALTAHLADPGFRKPLTEGFARGKFDAAFWKNGVTLLGDGLGAVPGVAAVATGARAGTVAARAAMAVPEAGALAGVSPGAGAFARTTWNTADELRKVDSPLSAWALRSSTPEVRERVAVGVATTGAVTAAADYTGDDESVDRGSTAVDGTRLVVEDGPSTAAKTARLWTLVQP; encoded by the coding sequence GTGGCTGACTCCCCCGCGACCGGCTCCCCCTCGGCCGGCTCCCCCTCCGCCGGTCACACCGCGCTCGATCACGGCGCGCTCGGCTTCGACCCGGCTCCGGGGAACCCGGACGCCGTACGGGCCCTGGCGAAGAAGCTCCGCGCCTCGGCGGACTGCCTCGGGGAGACCTCCCGCGTCGTCGACGCCCTGGTCTCCCACAGCTCGTCCTGGCAGGGCGAGGCCGCCACCGCCTTCCGCGCCTCGCTGTCCCGGGAGCTGCCCCGCCACCTGCACGCGGCCCACACCTCCCTGGCGGAGGCGGCGAAGCGGCTGAGCGGCTGGCACGACACGCTGGCCTCCCACCGCATCCTGGCCGACCGCTACGCGTCCCGGGCCGCCGCGGCCACCACCGAGGAGGGCCTCACCGACGTCCGCCGCCAGGCCCACGAACTGGCCTCGGAGCACTCGGCGGCGGCCCGCCGGGTGGCGCACGCCCTCGCCGCCACGGCGGAGCGGCTGGCGCCGAAGGAGCCCGGGATGCTGGAGTCCGTCTGGAACAAGATCGTCAACGATCCCGCGGACGCCCTCTCGAACGCCGCGGCCATCCTCGGAGCCGCCGGCGCGGCCGTCGCCCTCTTCTTCCCGCCGGCCGGGATGGCCGTCATGCTGGTCGCGGGCGGGCTCTCGCTGGCCGCCCTGACCGCGCACCTCGCGGACCCCGGCTTCCGCAAGCCGCTGACCGAGGGGTTCGCCCGGGGCAAGTTCGATGCCGCGTTCTGGAAGAACGGCGTGACCCTGCTCGGCGACGGCCTGGGCGCCGTTCCCGGCGTGGCCGCGGTCGCCACGGGCGCGAGGGCCGGTACGGTCGCGGCCCGCGCGGCCATGGCGGTCCCGGAAGCCGGGGCCTTGGCGGGGGTCTCGCCGGGCGCGGGGGCCTTCGCCCGCACGACGTGGAACACGGCGGACGAGCTGCGGAAGGTGGACAGCCCGCTCTCCGCCTGGGCGCTGCGGTCGTCCACGCCCGAGGTCAGGGAGCGGGTGGCGGTAGGCGTGGCCACCACCGGAGCGGTCACGGCCGCCGCCGACTACACCGGTGACGACGAGTCCGTGGACCGCGGCTCCACGGCGGTGGACGGTACCCGTCTCGTCGTGGAGGACGGCCCGTCCACGGCCGCGAAGACGGCCCGGCTGTGGACGCTGGTGCAGCCGTGA
- a CDS encoding WhiB family transcriptional regulator, whose product MSMNTTDTDTATATPAWYELALCAQTGPGFFFPEPGSSLRDAKRLCGACEGRKPCLDYALTNDERFGVWGGLSESERQALRRRP is encoded by the coding sequence ATGTCGATGAACACCACCGATACCGATACCGCCACCGCCACCCCGGCCTGGTACGAGCTCGCCCTCTGCGCCCAGACGGGCCCGGGCTTCTTCTTCCCGGAGCCCGGATCCTCGCTGCGCGACGCGAAGAGGCTCTGCGGGGCCTGCGAGGGCCGCAAGCCTTGCCTGGACTACGCGCTGACCAACGACGAACGCTTCGGCGTCTGGGGCGGCCTGTCCGAATCCGAGCGTCAGGCCCTGCGCCGCCGGCCCTGA
- a CDS encoding TetR/AcrR family transcriptional regulator: MADGRVERGNQTRRTVLERTMSIASVDGLEGLSLGKIATDLGLSKSGVFALFGSKEELQLATVQAARAVFVEQVVRRVRDEPAGLAKVWRLCESWIEYSGRRVFPGGCFFYSAAAEFDSRPGPVHDEIAKVNGDWTRYIERLLDEARLAGGFRESAAADVEAVEQLAFEIIAMMELANAHSVLHQETKAYDRAARGILARLRAATAAPEELPERPPVLAFPVVGFSADDAPSVSLPAATAPAATGR, encoded by the coding sequence ATGGCAGACGGACGCGTGGAGCGCGGGAACCAGACGCGGCGGACGGTCCTGGAACGGACGATGAGCATCGCCTCGGTGGACGGTCTGGAAGGGCTGTCCCTGGGGAAGATCGCCACGGATCTGGGGCTGAGCAAGAGCGGCGTGTTCGCCCTCTTCGGGTCGAAGGAGGAGCTGCAGCTCGCCACCGTGCAGGCCGCCCGGGCCGTCTTCGTCGAGCAGGTCGTACGGCGCGTACGGGACGAGCCCGCCGGACTCGCCAAGGTGTGGCGGCTGTGCGAGAGCTGGATCGAATACTCCGGGCGCCGGGTCTTCCCCGGCGGCTGCTTCTTCTACTCCGCCGCCGCCGAGTTCGACTCGCGCCCCGGGCCCGTCCACGACGAGATCGCCAAGGTCAACGGCGACTGGACGCGGTACATCGAGCGGCTGCTCGACGAGGCACGACTGGCGGGCGGGTTCCGCGAGTCGGCCGCGGCCGACGTCGAGGCCGTCGAGCAGCTCGCCTTCGAGATCATCGCGATGATGGAGCTGGCCAACGCGCACTCCGTGCTGCACCAGGAGACCAAGGCCTACGACCGGGCCGCGCGGGGCATCCTCGCCCGGCTGCGCGCGGCGACGGCCGCCCCGGAGGAACTCCCGGAGCGGCCGCCCGTACTGGCGTTCCCGGTCGTCGGCTTCTCTGCCGACGACGCCCCGTCCGTCAGCCTGCCGGCCGCGACCGCTCCGGCCGCGACCGGCCGCTGA
- a CDS encoding alpha/beta fold hydrolase, with translation MASLLSTTLNITARVAPGPVGRVAFALFVRPLGRPKVKPGEAEVMARAVTGRLVVDGIPVTTYRWGDGGRPVLVVHGWTSRASRFAGFVEALLAEGRSVVSFDAPGHGASGGRATTIRRQREIIRRLHAQYGDFSAVLAHSFGVVSTFFALRDGIRADRIAGIGAIADFDFLAERFRAMLGVNQAVEDAMRRHVQRRLFPAEPGIWPRFDACRNPGEIPSEILLVHDADDDTAAPGQSRALAAAYGQRARLIETSGLGHRRILLDPEAIATTVEFLSGAPSHARAASPAGTAGATR, from the coding sequence ATGGCTTCACTCCTGAGCACGACCCTCAACATCACCGCCCGGGTCGCCCCGGGCCCGGTCGGGCGGGTGGCGTTCGCGCTGTTCGTACGGCCCCTCGGCCGGCCGAAGGTGAAGCCGGGCGAAGCGGAGGTCATGGCCCGGGCCGTGACCGGGCGGCTCGTCGTGGACGGGATACCCGTGACCACGTACCGCTGGGGCGACGGCGGCCGGCCGGTCCTCGTCGTGCACGGCTGGACCTCGCGCGCCTCGCGCTTCGCCGGGTTCGTCGAGGCGCTGCTGGCGGAGGGGCGCAGCGTGGTCTCCTTCGACGCACCCGGCCACGGCGCGTCCGGCGGCCGGGCCACCACCATCCGCCGCCAGCGCGAGATCATCCGCCGACTGCACGCGCAGTACGGGGATTTCTCGGCCGTCCTGGCCCACTCCTTCGGAGTGGTGTCCACCTTCTTCGCACTGCGGGACGGGATCCGGGCCGACCGGATCGCCGGTATCGGGGCCATCGCCGATTTCGACTTCCTGGCCGAACGGTTCCGCGCGATGCTGGGCGTGAACCAGGCCGTCGAGGACGCCATGCGGCGCCACGTCCAACGCCGGCTCTTCCCGGCCGAGCCCGGCATCTGGCCCCGCTTCGACGCGTGCCGCAACCCCGGGGAGATCCCCTCGGAGATCCTGCTCGTGCACGACGCGGACGATGACACCGCCGCCCCCGGCCAGTCCCGCGCCCTCGCGGCGGCCTACGGGCAGCGGGCCCGCCTGATCGAGACGAGCGGACTCGGCCACCGCCGCATCCTCCTCGACCCCGAAGCCATCGCGACCACCGTCGAGTTCCTGAGCGGGGCCCCCTCCCATGCCCGTGCGGCGAGCCCGGCCGGCACCGCGGGAGCCACCCGATGA
- a CDS encoding S41 family peptidase, with product MTGTRTRTRTRIRTRIRTLTRTGARRRAAAAAVLLALVVTTAGPAAAATTTAGRPPAGPVTPVGPVGIWQLDGYGTVLRAESGRLQEYQVTGISCLPGASARRLPGGGSSAAFRYATEDGEVLTVRPGSVRVDGSVGDRATRRLTSLPERCREAQEPGPAADPVATFDVFWQTFAENYPFFAAKGVDWNAVRASHRPRVHAGTTEDELFAVFEEILAPLHDAHVHLSDGADRFFGEVRPGTVMPTLELETRVKAYIQEVALGGRAPQEFAQGRISYADLPDGRGYLRLSGFGGYTGSGDFASESAELDRVLESVFTAERTARLRGLVIDLRINGGGSDELGLRLAARLTDRPYFAYAKRVRNDPADATRFTRPHPLYVQPARGPRYTGPVAVLTGGSTVSAGETFTQALLERPGRTVRIGEPTQGVFSDVLGRSLPNGWELGLPNEQFLTRTGKTFDGPGIPVDVTTPVFTQEEFDAHRDSAFAAALRRLPRA from the coding sequence ATGACCGGCACACGCACACGCACACGCACACGCATACGCACACGCATACGCACACTCACACGTACGGGCGCGCGCCGGCGCGCGGCCGCGGCGGCGGTGCTCCTCGCCCTCGTGGTCACCACCGCCGGCCCCGCCGCGGCCGCCACCACCACCGCGGGCCGCCCACCCGCCGGGCCGGTCACGCCGGTCGGACCGGTCGGGATCTGGCAGCTCGACGGCTACGGCACCGTGCTCCGCGCGGAGTCCGGACGGCTCCAGGAGTACCAGGTCACCGGGATCAGCTGCCTGCCCGGGGCGAGCGCGCGGCGGCTACCGGGCGGCGGGAGCTCCGCGGCCTTCCGCTACGCCACCGAGGACGGCGAGGTGCTCACCGTGCGCCCCGGATCGGTGCGCGTCGACGGCTCGGTCGGCGACCGTGCGACCCGCCGCCTCACCTCCCTGCCCGAGCGGTGCCGCGAGGCCCAAGAGCCCGGCCCCGCCGCGGACCCGGTCGCCACCTTCGACGTGTTCTGGCAGACCTTCGCGGAGAACTACCCCTTCTTCGCCGCCAAGGGCGTCGACTGGAACGCGGTCCGCGCGAGCCACCGCCCCCGCGTGCACGCCGGCACCACCGAGGACGAACTCTTCGCCGTCTTCGAGGAGATACTCGCCCCGCTGCACGACGCGCACGTCCACCTCTCCGACGGCGCCGACCGGTTCTTCGGCGAGGTACGCCCGGGCACCGTGATGCCGACCCTTGAACTCGAAACCCGCGTCAAGGCGTACATCCAGGAGGTGGCCCTCGGCGGACGGGCCCCGCAGGAGTTCGCCCAGGGACGCATCTCCTACGCCGACCTGCCCGACGGCCGCGGCTACCTGCGCCTCTCCGGCTTCGGCGGCTACACCGGGAGCGGTGACTTCGCCTCCGAGAGTGCCGAACTCGACCGCGTCCTGGAGAGCGTCTTCACCGCCGAGCGCACCGCCCGCCTGCGCGGCCTGGTCATCGACCTGCGCATCAACGGCGGCGGCTCCGACGAGCTCGGCCTGCGCCTGGCCGCCCGGCTCACGGACCGCCCGTACTTCGCCTACGCCAAGCGCGTGCGCAACGACCCCGCCGACGCGACCCGGTTCACCCGCCCGCACCCCCTGTACGTCCAGCCCGCGCGGGGCCCCCGCTACACCGGACCGGTCGCCGTCCTGACCGGCGGCTCCACCGTGAGCGCGGGCGAGACCTTCACCCAGGCCCTCCTGGAGCGCCCCGGCCGGACCGTACGCATCGGCGAGCCGACCCAGGGGGTCTTCTCCGACGTCCTCGGCCGCTCCCTCCCCAACGGCTGGGAACTCGGCCTGCCCAACGAGCAGTTCCTGACCCGCACCGGGAAGACCTTCGACGGCCCGGGCATCCCGGTCGACGTCACCACCCCGGTCTTCACCCAGGAGGAGTTCGACGCCCACCGCGACTCCGCCTTCGCCGCCGCCCTGCGCCGCCTCCCCCGCGCCTAG
- the ligD gene encoding non-homologous end-joining DNA ligase — protein MGAAGKAIELEVGGRTVRLSSPDKVYFPERGLTKGDVAAYYLAVADGITRALRNRPTTLERFPDGVEGESFFQKRAPKNLPDWIPTAHIAFPSGRTADEICPTEPAAVLWAANLGCLTFHPWPVRREDTDRPDELRIDLDPQPGTDYHHAVAVAHELRALLQELGLRGWPKTSGGRGLHVFVPIAPRWTFTEVRRCAIAIGRDLERRMPGKVTTAWWKEERGERIFVDYNQTARDRTIASAYSVRPRPHAPVSAPLRWDELDTAEPRDFDIVTMPARFAELGDLHADMDEHAFALDAALELADRHEHDHGLGDMPYPPDYPKMPGEPKRVQPSRAKHED, from the coding sequence ATGGGTGCAGCGGGCAAAGCGATCGAGCTGGAGGTGGGCGGCCGGACCGTCCGGCTGTCCAGCCCGGACAAGGTGTACTTCCCCGAGCGCGGCCTCACCAAGGGGGACGTCGCCGCCTACTACCTCGCGGTCGCGGACGGGATCACCCGCGCTCTGCGCAACCGGCCCACGACTCTGGAGCGGTTCCCGGACGGGGTGGAGGGGGAGTCCTTCTTCCAGAAGCGGGCCCCGAAGAACCTTCCCGACTGGATCCCCACCGCCCACATCGCCTTCCCGAGCGGACGCACCGCCGACGAGATCTGCCCGACCGAGCCGGCCGCCGTCCTGTGGGCCGCCAACCTGGGCTGCCTCACCTTCCACCCCTGGCCGGTCCGGCGGGAGGACACCGACCGTCCCGACGAGCTGCGCATCGACCTGGACCCGCAGCCGGGCACCGACTATCACCACGCGGTCGCTGTCGCCCACGAACTGCGCGCACTCCTGCAGGAGTTGGGCCTGCGCGGCTGGCCCAAGACCTCGGGCGGCCGCGGCCTGCACGTGTTCGTGCCGATCGCGCCGCGCTGGACCTTCACGGAGGTCCGCCGGTGTGCCATCGCGATCGGCCGGGACCTGGAGCGCCGGATGCCGGGGAAGGTCACCACCGCCTGGTGGAAGGAGGAGCGCGGCGAGCGGATCTTCGTCGACTACAACCAGACGGCGCGCGACCGCACCATCGCCTCGGCCTACTCCGTCCGTCCGCGCCCGCACGCCCCGGTCTCCGCACCGCTGCGCTGGGACGAGCTGGACACGGCGGAGCCGCGCGACTTCGACATCGTGACGATGCCGGCCCGCTTCGCGGAACTGGGCGATCTGCACGCGGACATGGACGAGCACGCCTTCGCGCTGGACGCCGCGCTGGAACTGGCGGACCGCCACGAGCACGACCACGGCCTCGGCGACATGCCGTACCCCCCGGACTACCCGAAGATGCCGGGCGAGCCCAAGCGGGTACAGCCGAGCCGCGCGAAGCACGAGGACTGA